The Sphingomonas alpina genome has a segment encoding these proteins:
- a CDS encoding DUF4169 family protein, with amino-acid sequence MADIVNLRAARKAQARASAATQADINRAAFGRTKAEKQKTDLEANRLQVGLDGAKLERD; translated from the coding sequence ATGGCCGACATCGTCAACCTGCGTGCTGCCCGCAAGGCGCAAGCCCGCGCAAGCGCGGCGACACAGGCTGACATCAATCGGGCGGCATTCGGCCGCACCAAGGCGGAGAAGCAAAAAACCGACCTGGAGGCCAATCGGCTCCAGGTCGGGCTCGACGGCGCGAAGCTGGAAAGAGACTAA
- a CDS encoding DUF4331 family protein, translated as MRNEILTAAALTAGMLITGAARASDHLDTPSVIADKRADIGDFYAWTAPDGKRLNLVMTIVGHSFSDRLDYVFHIDSGPRFGKTVATTTIICRFAAADVADCRIDKVDRAQGDARDLQGLESRNRHFRVFAGLRDDPFFNNVKGTRAAYDKAVAEMKAGAKKDAAGCPQFTKAGSQAILTEWNHTAGGPGSNLLAGWTPASIVISVDLDLVAKGGTMLATWSSTATSARQIDRAGRPLTGNALLGTIAAEEVGNALKEEYNAATPATSAEFIPEIEQALSLYDGFDGRCGNQLLNDPKVPPEQRYRTMARLLADDRLWVNAASHVCTQLFAVERAALGGEAALRNDCGGRDPNYDSVNVYRSLLVNGTPTGVDDGVHHDEHTHSAAIFPFLAAPDVTPLPAPKY; from the coding sequence ATGCGCAACGAAATTCTGACCGCTGCGGCGTTGACGGCGGGTATGCTGATAACGGGGGCGGCACGAGCCTCGGATCATCTCGATACGCCGTCGGTGATCGCCGACAAGCGCGCCGATATCGGCGATTTCTATGCCTGGACCGCACCCGACGGCAAGCGGCTCAATCTGGTGATGACCATCGTCGGGCATAGTTTCTCTGACCGGCTGGATTATGTTTTTCACATCGACAGTGGGCCGCGGTTCGGCAAGACGGTTGCGACGACGACCATCATTTGTCGCTTTGCTGCCGCCGACGTTGCGGATTGCCGGATCGACAAGGTCGACCGAGCGCAGGGCGACGCACGCGATCTGCAGGGACTGGAGAGCCGCAATCGCCATTTTAGAGTCTTTGCCGGGCTGAGGGACGATCCTTTTTTCAACAATGTGAAAGGGACGCGCGCCGCATATGACAAAGCGGTTGCCGAGATGAAGGCCGGGGCGAAGAAGGATGCCGCGGGTTGCCCTCAATTCACCAAGGCGGGCTCGCAAGCGATCTTGACCGAATGGAATCACACGGCCGGCGGACCGGGGAGCAATCTTCTCGCCGGATGGACGCCCGCGTCGATCGTCATCTCGGTCGATCTCGATTTGGTCGCCAAGGGTGGCACGATGCTGGCGACATGGTCTTCAACCGCCACATCAGCGCGACAGATCGATCGTGCCGGGCGGCCGCTGACTGGCAATGCGCTGCTGGGCACGATCGCAGCCGAAGAGGTGGGCAATGCGTTGAAAGAGGAATATAACGCCGCGACGCCAGCGACATCGGCCGAGTTCATACCCGAGATTGAGCAGGCTTTGAGCTTGTATGACGGCTTTGACGGGCGTTGCGGCAACCAGTTGCTGAATGACCCCAAGGTGCCGCCGGAACAACGGTATCGCACGATGGCGAGGTTGCTCGCCGACGACCGGCTCTGGGTCAACGCCGCATCGCACGTCTGCACGCAGCTGTTCGCGGTCGAGCGAGCGGCGCTGGGCGGAGAGGCGGCTCTGCGTAACGATTGTGGCGGGCGCGATCCCAATTACGACTCGGTGAACGTCTATCGCTCGTTGCTGGTCAATGGCACGCCGACCGGCGTCGATGATGGCGTGCATCATGACGAACATACGCATTCCGCCGCAATCTTTCCCTTCCTGGCCGCACCCGACGTCACGCCCCTCCCGGCGCCGAAATATTGA
- a CDS encoding HupE/UreJ family protein: protein MAAAIAGMTVCTSPAMAHDGTGLAGGFASGFYHPFTGMDHLLAMVAVGLWGAFLGRPLIYLLPVIFPLMMIGGAVLGMAGVPVPPMEIGIALSVIGLGSCIALAWRAPVRVAVAVVALFALFHGYAHGVELPSAADPIGYSTGFVLATGSLHVAGIGLGFLTARPGGMVVTRLLGCGIGMAGICFLCMAIGR from the coding sequence ATGGCTGCAGCGATCGCAGGGATGACGGTTTGTACCAGTCCGGCGATGGCGCATGACGGGACAGGTCTTGCCGGCGGGTTCGCTTCGGGCTTTTACCATCCCTTCACAGGTATGGATCACCTGTTGGCGATGGTGGCGGTGGGGCTATGGGGCGCATTCCTTGGCCGGCCTCTGATCTATCTGCTGCCGGTGATCTTTCCGCTGATGATGATTGGCGGCGCGGTACTGGGCATGGCCGGCGTACCGGTGCCACCGATGGAGATCGGCATCGCGCTGTCGGTGATCGGGCTGGGCAGCTGCATTGCGTTGGCATGGCGGGCACCAGTTCGGGTGGCCGTAGCGGTGGTCGCGCTGTTCGCGCTGTTTCACGGCTATGCCCATGGGGTGGAGTTGCCCTCGGCCGCCGATCCGATCGGCTACAGCACAGGGTTCGTGCTGGCGACCGGGTCGCTTCATGTCGCAGGGATCGGCCTCGGCTTCCTCACGGCGCGGCCGGGCGGCATGGTGGTGACGCGCCTGCTGGGTTGCGGAATTGGGATGGCCGGCATCTGCTTCCTGTGCATGGCGATCGGGCGATGA
- a CDS encoding UBP-type zinc finger domain-containing protein: MSGDCIHSSTINQVIPSARGCEECLATGSEWLHLRLCRSCGHVGCCDDSPNRHATAHFHATHHPIIEGYDPPEGWGWCYVDRVVVDLPDQTPQRGPIPRYY; encoded by the coding sequence ATGTCCGGCGATTGCATCCATAGCAGCACGATCAATCAGGTTATACCAAGCGCGCGCGGGTGCGAGGAGTGCCTGGCGACGGGCAGTGAGTGGTTGCATCTGCGGCTGTGCCGGAGCTGCGGGCATGTCGGATGCTGCGACGATTCTCCGAACCGCCACGCCACCGCGCATTTCCACGCGACGCATCATCCGATCATCGAGGGCTATGATCCGCCCGAGGGATGGGGCTGGTGCTATGTCGATCGGGTGGTGGTCGACCTGCCTGACCAGACGCCGCAACGCGGACCGATTCCGCGCTACTATTAA
- a CDS encoding alpha/beta hydrolase has product MADKPTIILVHGFWGGAAHWAKVIPELARLGHSGIRAVENPLTSLADDAERTRKMIASVKGPVLLVGHSYGGAVITSAGNHDNVVGLVYIAAFAPDAGESPGSISAQHPSPGGENLFLDDDGFLWVRPDKFHESFCQDLTAEEGLVMGVTQKAPIAATFGDTITAPAWRGKPSWYQVSSEDRMIAPDAQRAMSAKLGARKIITLQSSHASLASLPTDVAALIDEAASA; this is encoded by the coding sequence ATGGCGGACAAGCCGACGATCATTCTGGTGCATGGTTTCTGGGGCGGAGCGGCGCACTGGGCGAAGGTCATTCCGGAACTCGCGCGGCTCGGCCATTCCGGCATTCGCGCGGTGGAGAACCCGCTGACCTCTCTCGCCGACGATGCTGAACGCACGCGAAAGATGATCGCGTCGGTCAAGGGGCCGGTATTGCTGGTCGGGCATTCCTATGGCGGCGCGGTCATCACCTCGGCCGGCAATCACGACAATGTGGTGGGCCTGGTCTATATCGCTGCTTTCGCGCCGGATGCGGGCGAAAGCCCGGGCAGCATCAGCGCACAGCATCCGTCCCCAGGAGGCGAGAATCTCTTCCTTGATGACGACGGCTTCCTCTGGGTGAGGCCCGACAAGTTCCATGAAAGCTTCTGCCAGGATCTGACCGCGGAGGAAGGGCTGGTGATGGGCGTTACCCAAAAGGCGCCGATTGCGGCGACGTTCGGCGACACCATCACAGCGCCTGCCTGGCGGGGCAAGCCGTCATGGTATCAGGTTTCGAGCGAGGATCGCATGATCGCGCCGGATGCCCAGCGCGCAATGTCGGCCAAACTCGGCGCGCGCAAGATCATCACGCTTCAGTCAAGCCATGCATCGCTGGCATCGTTGCCGACCGATGTGGCGGCGTTGATCGACGAAGCCGCTTCCGCTTGA
- a CDS encoding sensor histidine kinase, whose protein sequence is MARSEIAATPCSAPVEKTRWISPRRRSALLLIAAFWIFTFGMLSIRAALVSDLPFNVIGPRRLVTAAFGTILCLVMVRLLDRLRTRSFVVWVVCGMAGAIAMAFALTSFATLMNRVIAPLPGIGPLSIADMAQWVLIWLGYCLAWTGTYLALIYHWQVQDQRQHMSRMTSLAQEAQIAALRYQVNPHFLFNTLNSISSLVLDHRNADAEVMLLNLSAFVRSTFDGDPQRLIPLHEEIELQRFYLGIEQVRFSERLRVIVDIPDAVADTLVPALILQPLVENALRHGVEQSEALTSIAIRAMQCGGNVQIVIEDDGVALASRTDGTGVGLRNVRDRLAVHFGDRATLATSVRPQGGFCSEIRLPIAMGA, encoded by the coding sequence ATGGCGCGTTCTGAAATTGCAGCGACTCCATGCTCCGCGCCGGTGGAGAAGACGCGCTGGATATCGCCGCGTCGCCGGTCCGCGCTGCTGCTGATCGCTGCCTTCTGGATCTTCACCTTCGGGATGCTGTCGATCCGCGCCGCGCTGGTCAGCGACCTGCCGTTCAACGTGATCGGTCCGCGCCGGCTGGTCACTGCCGCGTTCGGCACGATCCTGTGCCTGGTGATGGTGCGCTTGCTCGATCGGTTGCGCACGCGCTCCTTCGTGGTGTGGGTCGTGTGTGGCATGGCAGGAGCGATTGCGATGGCGTTCGCGCTCACCTCGTTTGCCACATTGATGAACCGGGTGATCGCGCCCTTGCCCGGAATCGGCCCGCTAAGCATTGCCGATATGGCGCAATGGGTTCTGATCTGGCTTGGCTATTGCCTGGCCTGGACGGGAACCTACCTCGCGCTGATCTATCATTGGCAGGTCCAGGATCAGCGACAGCATATGTCGCGCATGACGAGCCTGGCGCAGGAAGCGCAGATCGCTGCGCTCCGTTATCAGGTCAATCCGCATTTCCTGTTCAATACGCTCAATTCGATCTCGTCGCTGGTGCTCGACCATCGCAATGCCGATGCGGAGGTGATGCTGCTGAACCTGTCGGCCTTTGTCCGCAGCACCTTTGACGGTGACCCGCAACGACTGATCCCGCTGCATGAGGAAATCGAGCTGCAGCGCTTCTATCTCGGGATCGAGCAGGTGCGTTTTTCGGAGCGGTTGAGAGTGATCGTCGATATTCCCGACGCGGTGGCAGACACGCTTGTACCCGCCTTGATTCTGCAGCCACTGGTCGAAAACGCATTGCGTCATGGGGTAGAGCAGTCCGAAGCGCTGACCAGCATTGCGATCCGGGCGATGCAATGCGGGGGCAACGTGCAAATCGTGATCGAGGATGATGGCGTGGCCTTGGCGTCGCGAACCGATGGGACCGGTGTCGGGCTGCGCAACGTCCGCGATCGACTGGCGGTTCATTTTGGCGACCGCGCCACCCTGGCCACCTCGGTCAGGCCGCAAGGAGGTTTCTGTTCGGAAATCCGCTTGCCGATCGCGATGGGCGCATGA
- a CDS encoding alpha/beta fold hydrolase — MAGAVGGVALSCHASKIWAHPGAVSADSLHVKEYDRIRRFALLPAGRIAYVEAGIGPVALFLHGFPLNSFQWRHAIERLSMHRRCIAPDFLALGYTEVATGQDVGPAAQMAMIISLLDKLGIDRVDLVANDSGGAIAQLLMTGHPERVRTLLLTNCDSEIDSPPPALLPVIELSKKGRYADEWLVPWQADHALARSPSGLGGMCFSDPAQLTDEAISTYLTPLIATRRRKRLVEAYAVALERNALAGIASSLQRSSVPTRILWGIDDTIFSPESPAYLDRTLGTSRGVRRLAGKKLFWPEEDPDLIAAEARALWQVGDG, encoded by the coding sequence ATGGCGGGCGCCGTGGGCGGTGTTGCGCTATCCTGCCATGCTTCAAAGATATGGGCACACCCCGGCGCTGTCAGTGCGGATTCGTTGCACGTAAAGGAATATGACCGCATCCGCCGCTTCGCCCTCCTGCCGGCGGGACGCATTGCTTATGTCGAGGCCGGTATCGGGCCAGTTGCCTTGTTCCTGCATGGTTTTCCACTCAACAGTTTCCAGTGGCGCCATGCGATCGAGCGGCTATCGATGCACCGCCGCTGCATCGCACCCGACTTCCTCGCATTGGGATATACCGAAGTCGCGACGGGACAGGATGTCGGTCCGGCGGCGCAGATGGCGATGATTATTTCGCTGCTCGACAAACTTGGTATCGACCGGGTGGACTTGGTCGCCAATGACAGTGGCGGCGCGATCGCGCAGTTGCTGATGACAGGCCATCCGGAACGTGTGCGTACGTTGCTGCTGACAAATTGCGACAGTGAGATCGATAGCCCGCCACCGGCCTTGCTGCCGGTGATCGAATTGTCCAAAAAGGGCCGGTACGCCGATGAGTGGCTGGTGCCATGGCAGGCGGATCATGCGTTGGCGCGCTCGCCGTCCGGCCTTGGCGGGATGTGTTTTTCCGATCCGGCACAGCTGACCGACGAAGCGATCTCGACTTATTTGACCCCGTTGATTGCCACACGGCGGCGCAAGAGACTGGTCGAAGCCTATGCGGTCGCACTGGAACGTAACGCGCTGGCAGGCATTGCCTCCAGTTTGCAGCGCAGCAGCGTGCCGACGCGGATTCTGTGGGGCATCGACGACACGATCTTCTCGCCCGAAAGTCCCGCCTATCTCGATCGAACACTTGGCACTTCGCGCGGCGTGCGCCGACTGGCGGGAAAGAAACTGTTTTGGCCGGAAGAGGATCCGGATCTCATCGCCGCAGAGGCGCGGGCCTTGTGGCAAGTCGGTGACGGATGA
- a CDS encoding LytR/AlgR family response regulator transcription factor → MTRLRAMLVDDEPLALARLARTLAPLDKVDVVGVTSKASEAMAMIAALRPDILFLDIAMPGLTGFDLVARLPGRDRPAIIFVTAFDSHAVRAFGVDAADYLMKPVVPDRLAQAVDRAIYWLNGRARQSATSDDHPDTPIESLWAHRHRETVRIRVDEIEWIEAQGDYVRLHTNDGRGGLVRMTLSALEVQLDTATFIRVHRSAICRRSAISGLRRKATGALAAFLASGGEAPVGRKFSGGLRTLLKRLDA, encoded by the coding sequence ATGACCCGGTTGCGCGCGATGCTGGTCGATGACGAGCCGCTGGCATTGGCGCGGCTGGCCCGAACGCTGGCGCCGCTCGACAAGGTCGACGTCGTCGGAGTGACCAGCAAGGCGAGCGAGGCGATGGCGATGATCGCCGCGCTGCGGCCCGATATCCTTTTCCTCGATATTGCCATGCCGGGTTTGACCGGGTTCGATCTCGTGGCCCGACTGCCTGGGCGCGATCGTCCCGCGATCATTTTCGTGACCGCGTTCGATTCTCACGCGGTGCGGGCATTTGGGGTCGACGCGGCCGATTATCTGATGAAACCAGTGGTACCCGATCGGCTGGCGCAGGCGGTCGATCGGGCGATCTATTGGCTGAACGGCCGCGCCCGGCAATCCGCCACTAGCGATGACCATCCGGATACTCCAATCGAGAGCCTGTGGGCGCATCGTCACCGCGAAACCGTGCGCATCAGGGTCGATGAGATCGAATGGATCGAGGCGCAGGGTGACTATGTCCGGCTTCACACCAATGACGGCCGCGGCGGATTGGTGCGGATGACCTTGTCGGCGCTCGAAGTACAGCTCGATACGGCCACGTTCATTCGCGTCCATCGCTCGGCGATCTGTCGCAGAAGCGCGATTTCCGGTCTGCGGCGCAAGGCGACCGGTGCGCTGGCGGCTTTTCTGGCCAGTGGGGGTGAAGCGCCGGTCGGGCGCAAATTCAGTGGTGGCTTGCGCACGTTGCTCAAGCGTCTCGACGCCTGA
- a CDS encoding DUF4198 domain-containing protein, producing MKSFRILCLAGLVGTASSVLAHDFWVQPSEYWPRSQAITMTLQVGHGPFRQRTPIALRRIARFQAIAPDGARIDLRAGLHLGDAASDGDFRLSGAGTYMLVLETDDKAQSHLPAIRFNDYLAVEGLTPALRQRQAMGRTTAEGSENYGRRAKALVQIGPPSAASAAILKPVGLTLEIVPERSPYALPRAATLPVRVFYQGRPLAGALVKLTDLARDAAPFEMHRTDATGRARFTLPAQGSWLLNTIWTQPLPPSRETDFETIFSSLSFGFPTSMPPKDR from the coding sequence GTGAAGTCGTTCAGAATTTTGTGCCTTGCCGGCCTCGTCGGCACCGCATCCTCGGTTCTCGCGCATGATTTCTGGGTGCAGCCAAGCGAATATTGGCCACGGTCGCAGGCGATCACGATGACGCTGCAGGTCGGTCATGGCCCGTTCCGCCAGCGCACGCCGATCGCGCTCCGGCGGATCGCTCGTTTTCAGGCGATCGCGCCCGACGGTGCGCGGATCGACCTGCGTGCCGGGCTGCATCTCGGCGATGCCGCAAGCGACGGGGATTTCAGGCTGTCCGGGGCGGGCACCTATATGCTGGTGCTCGAAACCGACGACAAAGCGCAGAGCCATTTGCCGGCGATCCGCTTCAACGATTATCTTGCCGTCGAAGGGCTCACTCCCGCGTTGCGCCAGCGGCAGGCAATGGGGCGAACGACGGCGGAGGGATCGGAGAATTATGGTCGTCGCGCCAAGGCATTGGTGCAGATCGGACCACCGAGCGCGGCATCGGCGGCGATTCTCAAGCCGGTCGGGCTGACGCTCGAGATCGTGCCTGAACGCAGCCCCTATGCCTTGCCGCGTGCCGCGACCCTGCCAGTGCGCGTTTTTTACCAGGGACGTCCGCTTGCCGGTGCGCTGGTCAAGCTGACCGATCTCGCGCGAGATGCCGCGCCGTTCGAAATGCACCGCACCGATGCGACGGGGCGAGCGCGCTTCACCTTGCCCGCACAGGGAAGCTGGCTGCTCAACACGATCTGGACTCAACCGCTGCCCCCATCGCGCGAGACCGATTTCGAGACAATCTTCTCCAGCCTGAGCTTCGGGTTTCCGACATCCATGCCGCCGAAAGATCGCTAA
- a CDS encoding heparan-alpha-glucosaminide N-acetyltransferase domain-containing protein → MTMSAASTNGRDFALDAFRGLAILGMTLVNLQGSGPVAFGAFEHAAWNGVTLADLVFPFFLLAAGLAVPLALDRRAREGAFAAVLRRTVLLFLIGVAINWLYRPSADPHALRVAGVLQRIAIVYLACAWLCLLTKGWRIPLIVAGLLLTIHGALLFLPAPGEAVASFAQGQGMSAWLDRLALPGRPFRPDYDPEGLLSTLSAIASGMIGVTVQRMVQHRGRTSGSSLRLIGAAAAIGLILAGVAALWWPFNKALWTPSFALLTTGLGLALWGLLRAVWSRLQASASASASASAWALRAALFVALLGQTALTLYVVQALLAGLLIQNVGEDSLWDLSFGTLSRIGLSPAWTSLLFAVIAGAVSIAITLWLRRRDWLLRL, encoded by the coding sequence ATGACCATGTCGGCAGCATCGACCAATGGCCGCGACTTCGCGCTCGATGCGTTTCGCGGACTGGCGATACTCGGAATGACGCTGGTCAACTTGCAGGGGTCGGGACCAGTGGCGTTCGGCGCGTTCGAACATGCCGCCTGGAACGGCGTCACGCTTGCCGATCTGGTCTTTCCCTTCTTCCTGCTTGCTGCCGGTCTTGCCGTACCGCTGGCGCTCGACCGGCGTGCGCGGGAGGGCGCGTTTGCCGCGGTGCTGCGCCGGACGGTGCTGCTGTTTCTCATCGGCGTGGCGATCAACTGGCTGTATCGGCCCAGTGCAGATCCGCACGCGTTACGCGTTGCTGGTGTGCTGCAGCGGATCGCGATTGTTTATCTTGCCTGCGCCTGGCTGTGTCTCCTTACCAAGGGCTGGCGGATTCCGCTGATTGTCGCCGGGCTGCTCCTGACCATCCATGGCGCGTTGTTGTTTCTGCCCGCACCGGGGGAGGCAGTGGCGAGTTTTGCGCAAGGGCAGGGAATGAGTGCATGGCTCGACCGGCTCGCGCTGCCCGGGCGACCGTTTCGTCCCGACTATGACCCCGAAGGATTGCTATCGACCCTTTCGGCAATCGCCAGTGGGATGATCGGGGTGACGGTGCAGCGGATGGTGCAGCACAGGGGGCGCACGAGCGGCTCGTCGTTGCGCCTCATTGGCGCGGCGGCGGCAATCGGCCTCATACTCGCCGGCGTGGCGGCGTTGTGGTGGCCGTTCAACAAGGCACTATGGACACCGAGTTTCGCTTTGCTCACCACCGGCCTGGGGCTGGCGCTGTGGGGGCTATTGCGCGCTGTATGGTCACGGCTCCAGGCTTCGGCTTCGGCTTCGGCTTCGGCTTCGGCTTGGGCCCTGCGCGCGGCGCTTTTCGTGGCGTTGCTCGGCCAGACTGCGCTGACGCTTTATGTCGTCCAGGCGCTGCTCGCGGGACTGTTGATCCAGAATGTCGGAGAGGACAGTTTGTGGGACTTGTCGTTCGGGACGCTGAGCAGAATTGGTCTGTCGCCGGCCTGGACATCCTTGCTGTTCGCGGTGATCGCGGGCGCGGTGTCGATTGCGATTACCCTGTGGTTGCGGCGACGGGACTGGCTGCTGCGGCTGTAA